The Capricornis sumatraensis isolate serow.1 chromosome 11, serow.2, whole genome shotgun sequence DNA segment CTTTTGTCCCAAGGCCCAGGGCTTTTCCTCAGGAGTGCAGACACGGCCTCCAGCTCCCCTAGGGAAAAGTGGTTCAAGAAGAGGCCTGACCTGCACGGCCTGGGTGCACTGGCCAGGTGATGACCTCGGGAGCAGGTGTGAATGCCCCCATCAGGGCTGTTGCAGAGGGACGTGGCTAGAGAACCCAGTGGGAGGGAGGGCCTTTGTTGAGGCAGGCTTGTGCCTGGAGCCTTTCCTGACGCTCCTGGGCAAGGGTGTGCTGAGGCCTGCTGGTGGTGGCAGTTAGTTCTGTGCCCTCGTGTGGTCCTGTCATACCTCTGCTGCACATGGCAAAACCAGCTTGTTCTcattgcagtttttttctttttttgtggtgggGGCGGCGTGACataagcttgtgggatctagttccccgaccagggatcaaaccactggatctccagggaagtccctttgccTTATGTGCTTGAGAaaattgaggcccagaaaggGAGATGACCGGTCTGTGGTCATCCTGCCAGTGGCCTGTGGGGTCTGATCAGCCTGGAGCCCCCTCCCCAATCCTTCCTGTCTCTCAGGTCTTCCTGGCAGGTAGTGGGCAAGCAGCCCAGGCTGGGTGTGGCAGGAGCTGCTCCATGGCGGGCCCAGGCTCTCAGGGGCTTGGCCCTGGCAGTTGTGTGGGTCACTCTGGCCTGCCCTGTCTGGTGCTGTCCATCAGAGTCTTGGCACACAGCCAGTGCTGGGTTGAGCCCTCTGAAGCCCAACTTCTGGCTGGGCAAGAGGCCTGCTGCCTTGGCCAGGCCTGTGTGCAGAGTCGGGTCTTGCTTGGGGGTCCAGGAGGTCCTGGATGTGGGGAGGGCTCGAGTGTGGTGACTGCAGACAGGCCCGCAGGTGGGTCACCTGTTGTCTGCCCAGAGAGTGTCCCTTGGGTGGCCGATAAGCAACTAGCTGTGGATACTTGCTTGTCCCTCAGCCCAGCCAGCAGCACTGCTTCACTGTGTTCCATCTGAGAACTGAGCTCTTAGGGCTGGAGGGGCCGTCACCATGTCTCCCCAGAGGCCAGGAGAGGGCTGGTGCTTGTGTTAGGTCTGGAGGCTCCGGGGGGCTGGACGGGAGCTGGCCTGGAACAGGGTTGTGCCTGCAACCCCTGGGTTCCGAGGGGAGGCCTGCAGGTCACCCCGTCTGCTCCCGAACAGTGGGCTTTCGGGGCAGGGCCAGGAGTGAGCAGTCACACACCGGGCAGCCTTGTGTCCTTCCCGAGGCCCCCAGACCCCATCCCACATCTCTTGCTCTCAGGCCCACACATTGGCTGGGCCACCAAGGACCAGAAAAGGCAGCTGGGCCAGGCCCAGCACCAgctgctgctctccacccagaCCCTTGGGCCCTGCCTGAGGGCATCTATAACTAGCGTTGGCCACACAAAGTAGTATGGGGTCCCAGGACCTGGGGTCCCAGCGTCCGGCCCGGCTCCCTCCCTGGGGTGCTGGGCAGGTGTGGTGCTGCCTTGCCTGGCACTTCCTCCCGTGAGTCAGTGGTCAGGTTAGCAGGTCCTGCTcgcctctctgcctctggaggCCACAGCGACCCTCTCTGTGGATGTGGCTTGGTGCAGCCAGGCCCTCGGGCCCACCCGCACGGGGGCTTGGAGAACACACCCAATCTGGGTGGGCGGCAGCAGCCTGTGGTGCCTGGTCCCCCACCATCCACTCAGATCTCTCTGGCTTCTCCACAACTTGGGGCGTGGACGGGACAGATTCCTTTTCTGCCCTGACTGTTCTTGGCACCAGTCTCACCCCCACCCTCTGCCAGCCCACATGTCCAGAGcagaccctgccaggctcccccctcATCTCGCACACTTTAACCTTTCACCTGACTTAGAAATTGAGATTTGAGTGCAACTGATCTAGGGCGCTTGTGTGGACCTGAATTCTGTGTCTGAGGCCTTTGTCTCTGGCCCCCAGTCAGCCCTCAGCACGTAGTCCCCTCACCCACTAGACTCCAAGCATGGCCTGCCAGTGCTGAGAGCTCACTCGGCCTCCTGCAACCCTCAGCTCCGTGCCCGGACCCTGGGCCGGTGGGATGGAGGCTGGTGTTCATTGAGGACCCACCTTTTGCGGGCCTGGCCTGGCAGTAGCCCCGGTTGTCTCAACTGCATTGCATCCCACTTGCAGAAGGGTCCTGGGCCCCAGGGGAGCTGGTGGGCGCACCGTCCGCCTGCTcatcctctgccctgggcgtcTCGCATGGGAGGTGGGTCCCCAGAGTGGGGCACCACACTCCCTCCCAGGCTCAGCGACCACCCAGTGTGCCCCAGAGGATATGGCTCGTCTGTTTCTGCACCTCTGATTTCCTTGTGGGCCTCTTCTACCCCAACCCTGTGAGTCCCTGCAGACCCGAGCCCACAGCCCGTGTGTGTCAGTGGTACGAAGTGGGTGCTCTGGGATTGTGTGGAGTACCCTCCCTCAGTAAGGGAGCTGAGCCGGCAGCCTGCTGTCCACACACCAGTCCCCCAGGCTGGAGGGGAGGTGGACAACCGCAGCGTTTGGGCCTTGGATCCACAGGCTCAGAAAGGGAGGGGCCGGCTCCAAGGCTGAAAGACAGCAACCGCCTGCAGACACGCACTGCCCCTGAGCCCAGCCCAGGCCAAGGGCCTCCCCATCTCCCCAGGCTGTGCTGCCAGCCATCAAGAAAGACGCTGGCGGGAACCCGCCCCTCAGGGGGGACTTGCCTTGCCACCTGTGCCAGCCCAGGAGGCCAGTGTGGTGGGGCATGGGTGAGGGTGCACCTGCCGAGGGTGGGAAGCTCACCGAGAGCACGTGTCCTCCAGGCGTCCCTGAGTCAGGCTCTGCTGGCGGCAAGGGCCACCTCGAGACCCGTCCTCCCCCGGGGCCGTGCGGACTCCGGAGGCCAGCCCTGTGCTTGTCAGACCACTGCCTGCCCGCGGCCCCTGCAGCTGCAGCCCCGGGAGGGGCCGGCCGCGGGGCGGGTGCACCTCTGCCTGGTCCCGCAGGTCCATGAGCTTcatctccctttccttctccgcAGTGTACTAACGGTCACTTGATGTGCGCTGGCTGTTTTATCCACCTACTAGCAGATGCCCGGCTGAAGGAGGAGCAGGCCACGTGCCCCAACTGTCGTTGCGAGATCAGTAAGAGCCTCTGCTGCCGCAACCTGGCCGTGGAGAAGGCCGTGAGCGAGCTGCCCTCAGAGTGTGGCTTCTGCCTGTGCCAGTTCCCCCGCTCCATCCTGGAGAGGCACCAGAAAGAGGAGTGCCAGGACAGGTGAGTGTCTGGACTGGCTGGCCCGCCCTCCTCCAGGCCCTGGCAGGGCGGAGTCAGCGGGAAGCTGCTGGGGCAGGCAGGAGGCCCCACAGACAGGGCTTAGATCCACACCTGGCAGCTCTGGAGTCACCCTGGCCCTCTAGAGTTCCTCGTGGTCGTGTGGTGACTTCTTCCTTGGAGCCTGTCCTTGGTGGTCCTGGGCCGGTAGAGTATGCCCAGCCCAAGGGCTCTGGGATCGTGGCATGAGGGGGCACTGGCTCTGCAATCCCCTAGGATTGCGGAGGGATCCCCTAGGATCTCTCCAGGCCACTGAGCCTCCCTGGAGCGGAGCCATGCAGGGCTCAGGACTAAAGTGGGGGGCCCACCCCGGTGGGTATAGGTGGTGTGAACACCCACAATTCACACATGCCCTGCTTCTTCCCAGGCCCTCCTGAGCTCTCACCCCTTCTTGGGGCTGGCACATGGGGTGTTTGTCCTTCAGGGAGCAGTTTGCGTGAGCATGGCTGGGTGGAGGCGCCCCTTGGGAGGACCCCTGGCATGGCCACCTTGCGTGGGCAGGATGTGACTGCAGTGCTCACCGCCTCCCCAGGGTGACGCAGTGCAAGTACAAGCGCATCGGCTGCCCGTGGCACGGCCCTTTCCACGAGCTGACGGTGCATGAGGCCGCGTGTGCCCACCCAACCAAGACAGGCAACGAGCTGATGGAGATCCTGGATGAGATGGACCAAAGCCACCGCAAGGAGATGCAGCTCTATAACAGCATCTTCAGTCTGCTCAGCTTCGAAAAGATCGGCTACACAGGTGAGGCGCCCTGCCGCCTGCTGCACCCAACACGGGCTGGGGCGGGGCCAGCAGCCAGGAGCCGGGGCCGATGCACCCGGTGGCCAGGCTCTGAACGAGCTCCTGGGGCCTGGGAGGATGCCTCGGGGAAGAGGGCTGGAGGCCGAGCAAGGGGGCCGGGCAGGACCCTGGGGGCCCCTGCATGGCTCTGCAGAGACCCCTCTCCCTGGGGTCCCCACCCTGGTCCCGTGACCCCGACAAAGTGGTGTCCTCACTGCAGGGGACTGCACAGCTTGGGACCGGTGGAGTCTCACTGGAAGGTGGGTGTGTCTGGGGGGCTCCAGGAGCTGAGGGCCTGCCCTGCGGAGCCAGGGGCAAGAAGAGCAGTCATCACGTCGGGTCCTGCCGAAAGGCAGTTACTGCAGTGACCGCGGGCTTCCTGGGGCCAGTGAGAagatgggcagggctggggctccAGAGTGAGCTGAGGGGGCCCAACTCAAACCGCAGAGCTGGGAGTGGACGCCAAGGGATGGGCAGGCTGGACTGCGCCCAGGCCCGCTGGatcttctgggctctcccggtcACCACCACTGCGTTTGGACACTCTGGGGAGCAGGAGTCAGGCCAGAGCTCGCTCTAGACAGAGGATGGCAGGAAGCCTGTGCTCGCTGGAGCTCACGCCCGGCGGCCAGCTCCAGGTCAAGGGCAGTCAGGCAGCAGTCAGACCGTGCTGCCTGGGCCGGACCTGGCTCCATGCGGGCCTGCGGAGGCCCAGGGAGCCAAGGGCCTGGCGTCGGCAGCAGAAGGCCGTGGCTCTGGTTAGTCGTAGCCTCGGCTGCCGTGGTGGGCACCGTGTCCCAGACCACCCAGCCTGGAGAGTCCCTGTGGACCGAAGCATCGTGACTGCGGCAGTGGCCGGGAAGGGAGGATTGGCCGCCTCTGCAGAGGAACTTGCCGGCCAGGGGCCACGGGCTCTGCTGCAAGGACTGTGTGGCAGCAGTCACCACTGATCAAGGGGCCCTTCGGCCAGCcggcagagccaggactgggCCCTCAGTGGGGCTGAGCCTTGAGACCCAGTGTGGGCTCGGGGGCCACATGCCAGCCCAGCCACCGGCTTTTCTGGCAGCTCTGTATCGGAACCAATAAAGTGCACTTTTTCACAGAACTGCAtcctgtctgtgtgtctgcttaCCCCAGCCCCCCTGGGGTGGGGCCACTCCCTCTGCGGGGCCCCGggggggagaggaggggccaGTGGGGGTCCGGCCACGCCGGCCACTCTCCCCTCGAAGCCTCTGGGTTCCCTGCCGCTAACGAGTGTCACTTCTGTTTGTAGTTGTTCCCCCAAAGCTTGCGTGCGCCTTCGTTTGCCCTAATGGGTTTGATTTGCCTTGTGACAAGTAGAGCTGCTGTGTCCGGGTAAGTTGCCTTCCTCCCTGGCCGAGCCCTTCTCCTCGGCCGGCCGGGAAGGCGCCACCCTGGCCCTGCCCCCTCTGACCGCCGGCCCCGGCCTGTCTGTCTCCACAGAGGTCCAGTTCCGGCCGTACCGCACAGACGACTTCATCACGCGTCTGTACTATGAGACACCTCGGTTCACAGTGCTGAACCAGACGTGGGTCCTGAAGGCACGCGTGAACGACTCGGAGCGCAACCCCAACCTTTCGTGCAAGCGCACCCTCTCCTTCCAGCTCCTGCTCAAGAGCAAGGTCACTGCACCCCTGGAGTGCTCCTTCCTGCTGCTCAAGGGCCCGTATGACGACGTGAAGATCAGCCCCGTCATCTACCACTTCGTGTTCACCAACGAGAGCAACGAGACGGACTACGTGCCGCTGCCCATCGTTGACTCCGTGGAGTGCAACAAGCTGCTGGCCGCCAAGAACATCAACCTGCGGCTCTTCCTGTTCCAGATTCAGAAGTAGGCGGCCCCACCCACGCCTGCTGCCACGGCTGCACCGCGCCCTTGCCCATCTCAGCAGAGAAGGGATGGAAGCGAACCCTGGGACGTCTGCATGTGTGTGCGAAGGTGGGAGCCCCCTCGCCCTCTGCCCCACCTCCCCTGTCCTGGGCGCTGGAGGCTGGGCCCCCGAAGAGGAGACGCTGCTCGGGGACCCGAGGGGTGTGGCGTGGCTCAGCAgcctggccccagccccagcGTGCAGTGGGCCCCATGCCTGCTCTGGGCTGCACACCGGACCACCTACAGCTCCTGGGCCGGGCTCGGGGGCACTGACCACAGACAGCATATTTGATTGCAATTAAAAAGGCACCCTTGTTTCctactttctgttttgttcaagaGGAAGGTGTGGCTATAGTTGAACAGGATGGGGTCTTCAGTTTGGCCAGGGTCAGAGCCCATCCCTCAGGAGAGACTTGGAGTCGCCGCCCCCTCTGTCGTAGGCCTGGGGGAGCAAGCGGTCAGTTTCCCCAGCACACCCACCCCCAGCTGCTCTAGGGAGGCAAGACTTAGCCACAGGGCTCAGCAGGCTCTTCGGAATGCAGggtgattttctgtttcttcccagGAAAATAAACCCTTTACAGGCTCTTGTCTAAGTTACATAAATTTAGCAAAAGAGACTCTATCTTCTGTATTCAGTCTCAAGGACTCAGTGTCTCCAGGCCATGAGGAGTTTCGGGGTGTGCTGGCAGTGAGCAGGCCTGGCTGGCTGAGGGTCTGAGTGGTCCAGCTGCCCCCAGACTGCTCTCAGGGACCATCCACTGGTCCTGCATCCAGTGGAAGTCAGCGCTGGGCAGGGTGGTTCCTCCCCCAGGAAGGTGGTTCCTCCCCAGGGAGGTGGTTCCTCCCCTAGAGAGGTGGCTCCCTGGAGGTGCAGGCCTGTGGGCCTCACTTGAGGAGGAGCCCTGCCTGGGACCCCGAGGCCTGTTCGTGAAGGGGGTACGGGCCCTGCTGAGACCAGGCTCCCCGCACTCACGGCTTCAGTACCAAAGAGCTGGTTCCCTCCCCGCAGGCCAGCCCACTTGGGCCTGGAGCAGCGCCTGCTGGCCTGGCCCCCACTGCAGGCTTGGTGGGCAGGGCTACCCTGGCCTGTCTCTGGGGGCTGCTCTCTCCTGGCCCTCTGGTGGGAGCTGAGCAGAGAGGTGAAGGAGCCATGGGGTACAGCTTGAGCCCAGTTCCTAGTGGCCGAGGCAGCCCTCCCAGGCTCAGGGCTCccctgttccccacccagggcatGGTGCTGGCAGGAGACGACTCCTGCAAGGCCGACTCAGTCTTGCCTACCCTCCGCAAAGAAAGACTCCACCCCAGCCACACCCTGCTGTGGTCCCACTGCCCTCCAGCGCTGCCCCCACCTGCCAGTGGGCACAGGCGAGGACATTCAGGTCCATGTAGGCTGCGTCTCCTGTGTGTGGAATGGTGCCATGACACCATCTCAGGTCTTTTGGGGCCAAACACCCTCTCTGTGGGTTCCAAAGTGACCATATGGCGGGGGCAGGACAGGGCGGGCTTGCCtggtccgtgtgtgtgtgtgggtgcctgTGTGAAGCTGAGGCAGCAGAGGGCTAGGCCACCTCACAGCTCTCCTGGGTGGGCAGGTGAAGATGTGTGACTGGGGGGTGAAACCAGGGCCGGGCAAGCCATGTTGCGTGTGTGTGGAAGGCTGGTAGGAACAGCACTTTGCCGCCCCAGGTCAGCTGCGCACGGAGGGGCACAGCCCAGGAGCTCCACCGGCCTGCGAGCCAACactggggtgtgggggtggggtggggctggtgcCCAGCCCCCCCCGCCCCGGTAGGGGTGTGGGTGTCTGTGGGTGCCCAAGACTACTAATCTATCCCACAGCCCCACCCTGTGACAGTCACCTCAGCAGCTGAGCCTTACAGCCTATGGAACCGGGCACCCTGGGACACTGTAGTGTGTTCTTGGCCACCGATGGAGACTGGTGCCATGAACCTGCTGTGGCATCTCACCAGGAGTCACTGGTTTACTAGAGGGTGTCCAAGTCATGTCGTTAGAAAGGAGAAAGCCCCAGCGGTCTGTCTCCAGGATCCCGGTCCATCTTAGCATCCTGAGCTGGTGAAGGTGGGGGTGCAACCTCGGCAGATGTAGGGGCAGGCCTGGGGGCACAGGTCGAGCCCCACTTCCCCCTCTCACCCCACTTCCTTTTAAACACTACATTTCTCAGCCCAAAGTAagacatttacaaaaataataaataattttttaaaaagaggagtcGAGGTATTTTTACAACATACTATGTTGCTTTTGTGGTTTATAATCTCTTTGGatactttctgtctctacctatagtttttaaaaagtttcaagccaagttttgtttgtatttccttACAAGACAGCCTCACGGATGGGCCTCCCAGCCAGGGGCTAAGGCTGGCCCCAACCTGCagtctccccaccccaggcccccagcTCTTGCTGGCAGTGCCTTGGATGCGCATCCCTGTCTGACCAGTGGGGAAGGCCAAGGCTAGAGAAGCTGAGTGCTCTCTAAAGTGAGAACAGGGCCAGAACCTGAGCTGCCCTGTGGATGCTGGTGCTGGAGGGCTGGAGGCACAGAGGTGTTGGGGTTTTGGGAGATACCCTCCCTGTTCAGCTGGGACAGTCTGTTCCCACGGCTTaactcccccatccccaccctgcaTCTCACTGTGCCCCTGGAACCTCACAGCCTGCCTGCCAAGCAGCCACCTTGgtttcctgtccctgggatccatGTTAGGGACgatggggggcaggggagagcaGCACACCCTTCAAGGAGGCTGAGAGTAGGCCCTCCTGCAGCTCCTCAAGCTCAgcctcaccccacccctgcagCAACCCACTGGCCCTGGGCAACCTTCCCTGGACCTGTGGACCAGCCACCCTCCATACAGCTCCCTCCCCAACAGGACTTGCTGCCCATCCACTGGATGAGAGTTTTACCCCATTGGGTCTGATTCtatttctttgcgaccccatggactagccggccaggctcctctgtctatggaattctccaggcaagaatactggaatggataggcatgctcttctccaggggatcttcctgaaccagggatcaaactcagttctcctttattacaggcagattctttacggtctcaGGGAAGGCCCATTTTATTACATTTGCCTCCCAGTCCTTCCAGACCTCCTCTAGGGCCTTTGGGGCGCCAGCCCTGGCACCTAGGGCCCAGGGACCCGCAGTGGCAGCGGGGACAGAGAGCCACACGGCCTAGCAGGTGTTTGGTTCTCCAGGCGTGGGGTACAGGACGAGCACTTAGAGGTCGCCAGGGCTCCCCACGCCCTGGATCTCCCGGCTCTGAGGCCACAGCGCTCCAGGCTCGGATCCTGCCCCCTTTACCTCTCAG contains these protein-coding regions:
- the ZFTRAF1 gene encoding zinc finger TRAF-type-containing protein 1 isoform X3 gives rise to the protein MTPRPGGEWSSALSHLALGAVSLHAALSTAQCTNGHLMCAGCFIHLLADARLKEEQATCPNCRCEISKSLCCRNLAVEKAVSELPSECGFCLCQFPRSILERHQKEECQDRVTQCKYKRIGCPWHGPFHELTVHEAACAHPTKTGNELMEILDEMDQSHRKEMQLYNSIFSLLSFEKIGYTEVQFRPYRTDDFITRLYYETPRFTVLNQTWVLKARVNDSERNPNLSCKRTLSFQLLLKSKVTAPLECSFLLLKGPYDDVKISPVIYHFVFTNESNETDYVPLPIVDSVECNKLLAAKNINLRLFLFQIQK
- the ZFTRAF1 gene encoding zinc finger TRAF-type-containing protein 1 isoform X2 yields the protein MTPRPGGEWSSALSHLALGAVSLHAALSTAQANRGAAAGFLLQALAAAIMLASGLGTDEDCLAGAWVATVIGLPLLAFDFHWCTNGHLMCAGCFIHLLADARLKEEQATCPNCRCEISKSLCCRNLAVEKAVSELPSECGFCLCQFPRSILERHQKEECQDRVTQCKYKRIGCPWHGPFHELTVHEAACAHPTKTGNELMEILDEMDQSHRKEMQLYNSIFSLLSFEKIGYTEVQFRPYRTDDFITRLYYETPRFTVLNQTWVLKARVNDSERNPNLSCKRTLSFQLLLKSKVTAPLECSFLLLKGPYDDVKISPVIYHFVFTNESNETDYVPLPIVDSVECNKLLAAKNINLRLFLFQIQK
- the ZFTRAF1 gene encoding zinc finger TRAF-type-containing protein 1 isoform X1, whose protein sequence is MSGAEEAGGGGPAAGPAGSVPAGVGAGAGAGVGVGVGAGPGAAAGPAAAAALGEAAGPGLPDEAGLAGARQLQEAAGDPDAPPKKRLRAAEAAEAAAAAAAAGSGKLEERLYSVLCCTVCLDLPKASVYQCTNGHLMCAGCFIHLLADARLKEEQATCPNCRCEISKSLCCRNLAVEKAVSELPSECGFCLCQFPRSILERHQKEECQDRVTQCKYKRIGCPWHGPFHELTVHEAACAHPTKTGNELMEILDEMDQSHRKEMQLYNSIFSLLSFEKIGYTEVQFRPYRTDDFITRLYYETPRFTVLNQTWVLKARVNDSERNPNLSCKRTLSFQLLLKSKVTAPLECSFLLLKGPYDDVKISPVIYHFVFTNESNETDYVPLPIVDSVECNKLLAAKNINLRLFLFQIQK